AAAAAGATTCTTTGATCAAAGGGGTCCTggcatttctctttgtttttgtttagttataTTCTTATTCTGCTAACtcacattcttctttttcttccattgCTGATATATAGAGGAATCAAAAATTgcagaatttctgcaggaaaaaaaaatgtgaatcattaTAAATCTTCAAAAACACTGCATGTGCGGATTTATCTTTGCTTCAAAGTTCAAACACTAATTCTAATGTGTCTGTACTATTAGAGTCCCAGCGAGGGCTCAATGGTGTCAGTGGTTGGTGGTGAAGCACGTATAGATTAGTCATTTGGCACGATTTCTCACACCGGATAGTTGCAAAATCAATCCCTGTTTGTTCCCTGCAAAGCTCATCAGCAGAGCTTGTGGAAATGTGAACAACTGCATTGATAACCAATAGACAGATAAAattgcgcaaaaaaaaaacccaaaaaacagataaacagataaaaacgCACCAACATCACCATGAACGGTATTTTGGGTGGCTCTGGTGTGCTAGTAAGAGTCACTGGTTTAGCTTGAAGAGGACTGCATAATCTACCTTGCTCATTTTCAGACTTTTTCAACAAAAGCTGTGATAGTAACCCATCTATTCTTTTTTCTACATAATGTAAGCCTGTTCTAGTATATTGAACAGAATGTCAAAATCAAGTCAGGCTGAGAAACTTATGGCAGGAAGGGCTTTAAAGTGCAGGAAACTCGGTGCTGTCATGAAACGAAAGCCATATGACGACAAGTAGAGATTTCAGTATCAATTGTAATCACAGCAACGCCGTTCAAAACCACAACAAGAGCCTCCACTAACCCTCCATTTTaggaaactgaaatatctgtaaatatCATTCTGTTCAACACCGGTCTTACATACATAGATGTCAATATAACGAGTGGAAAACGTTAAACTGCGCATGCAGCCGCTACTTCAGCGTTCTCAGTATTACTGACCCCATTGTTGTTTGAGGCAGGAGTGACCTCCTGGTCACGTGAAATTGACTTTTTGGAGCCGTGACCGAGCGCCATTGCGTCACTCCACACTCCTTGATCCTTGAGAAATCATCTTGGCGTCCCGCCTGGGCCTCGCTGACGACCCAATCTGCGACTTAACAGCTTTTACCGAGCATCTCCGGCTATCCCACAGCAGGACATGTCGCCCGAACGGCACCCGTTCTTGTTTGTAAGTCCAAAGgtaacgagaaaaaaaaaaagctagtcAATATTTCCCAAAGCCCATTTGGATTTGCACATTCGTTTAGAGATAGGTTGAGTTATCTCTGTGCATCCAGAGAACTCTTAACTGAAAACCAAACACGCATGTTGAGTACTTTCATATCTAaggagaggaggcagggagagggATGCACTTCAGTTATGCTTACGTCACTAATCGTCACCCAGCAACAGAGATGCACCCAGTGGACTCACCTGAACAGGTACAGGCCTGTTGGGATTTGTGTCGGGTGAAGGTTATTTACGCTCTCGCCCTCGTTTCTCcagagtttattttatttttccatgcaAACAAGAAATCCCAGGTGGCCACGAAGTGACTCAGAGAGGCTACTTCTCTCCAGGCTATTGTCGTTTGTGTTACTCTCAGGCccgtcattttcttttttataaataaagtgcaTACTTTTAGTGTGCGTGCCCCACAAAAATGGTTGCACACAGTTGCCACATCAGTAGCCATcgttaaaaacagattaaaaacctgTCTTTTGTCAACAGctttctgctgagctgtgtgtgcgcatgtatgAGTTTAAGTGTGTACGTGGTGAAAATGGCAAACGTGATTTTTTACTTGCACTTGCACTTTTCAATTAACTCCGAATTGATTTTAATGTAAGTGTTTGTATTGTATCTACGTATACgtcttgtaaagcacattgagtcttgagtgccttgtgcatgaaatgcgctttataaataaaattgaattgaattgtctttattttgtttaggtATTTTAGTCCCTTGTCTAGTATGTTCAGTCGGTTTAATGTCATTATCAGGATAAACTGTATATTCGCTGTTCTCAGAATCATTTGTGGCAAAGTTGTGCGGAgggaataaacaaaaaagaataaactgaCATTAAAAAAGTTCCAggatatgtatttatttcacacacacagtaacatgCCAGTGTAACACAAAGTTCTTCAAGTAGGTACATTTCAATATAGTTGCCTTATGAACgtaaataaagaacaaaaaaggaacattacaaaaaaaaacatatatttgtattattgtgGCAAAGGATGCAAAGTTTAAAGTTGAACACGTGCTGTTTTGATGCGTGGGTGACTGCACACCGGCTCTGCTGGAGATGCAGCGGACGGCAGTCGCTGAAGTGTTTGGTACGGTAGCaatgcagcaaataaaagaggagaagaagtggGATACATTCAGTGTGTCGCCTTTAAAAAGTGGACAAAGTGAGAAAGCGATTCTAGGATTGTTCACGTGTGAAACTTTGAAAAGGTTGCgtttttacaaataaaagcaacagCTGGGCTATCAGAAGGTACGGTTTCAAaggcaccgatcaggcataacattacgaccgctgacaagacaaataaataaccactgaccgtcttgtgacaatacaattttctgctgggaaacttttggacctggcattcatgtggatgttacttagacatataacGTctgtgcagcctgacacagacacacacacaaaaacaacttaaggaaaagaaaggaaaaaaggaaaaaaaaaaaatggcctccaaactcactagatcccggACTGATCATGTCACACCCACAGAATATTAGGAACGTGgccataatgttacgcctgatcggtgtacaaaCCCCGCCCCTCACATGCACGCCACAGTCAGTTGTACTTTCTATGTGTACGATTAACTAATAGACATGAACATATGTCACAGACTACAAAAAAAGCAGtcgcaataataataataataataataataataataataataataactattataataaaaaaatacattcattaaccccctcctccttcgCTGAGTTTAAACCCCTGAGCACCGAGTAACGGTTCGCTTGATGTTACGCATCGCAGACAAAACAGTCAAGGCACGTGAGTGAATGTCTTACTGCGTTCGATCCTGCACATGCTACATACTTTACTGTGCAGCGTTTTACAGCCGGGCCTGTTTTTCTAATCTGGTTCAGCACTGCTTCTGTGTCACCGGTAGATAGCCATCACCGGAGGGCTCCACTAAATCGGCGCTCGACATCCGAGCAATCCTCTCGAGCACGTGGCTCAGAGGAGGGCGTAAGGCCGAGCTCAGACTAGATGGTGGTAGTGGCATGGGGAGCAGAGAGCACGGTAAGGcaatggagggagggggaggaaacaggaagcgCGTCGATTCGGTTGGGTTGTCGACGCCCTCCGGGGTCTCCTCCTGACTCGCCTGCTCCCCGCTAACGATGCTAACACCTGAGTCGAGGCTGGCGAGCTCTAGGCTGTCAGCCTGCAGGTTCTGGACCTTCTCGTAACCGGAGCAGATGGTAATAGACTCCTTGCCAAAAACACCTCCTTTGATTCCAAAGAGCCTCTCAAAAGCTACCTTTTGAACGTCAACTCCCTCcttctgcacctcctcctcctcctcctcctcctcctcctcctcctcaagctCCTCATCGTGGCTGTCAGACACGTTGATGCTATCTACCTCCATGCTCTCTTGACTGACCTCTTCGCAGCTGCACATGCCTGAATCTAGACTCTGGAGCCTCAGGCGCTCAGCCTGGATCTGCTCCGTCTTCTTATAGTCTGAATCGACCTGCAGcagctcactgctgctgctgctgctgctgctcttggaCAGCAACTTAAAGATCTCCATATCCCTCCCTCTCATTTTATTGTCATCCTGTTCTGCGTTTCCTTCCTCACTCTGACTACCAACGGGCCCATAAGGTGaatcagcagcacagggctCCAGATTTCCAGGAGTTAGCGAGATAACCGGAGGGGGACTACAAAGCTCAGAGTAACTTGGGTTGGAGAAGCTGGAGTTGGTGGAGTCGTAGGTGGCCAATTTCTTCAGCGACTTCTCCTCTCGCTTGTAGGGTACGACCACATCCACCTTGGAGGTTACTTCTACAGAGAGGATATCCACTTGtttcatgaaggagtggaaggAGTCGCTGGTGAAGTGCGGGCTCTGCCAACTCTGGAGGATTAGAGGTCaaagaaagcaaagaggaagagTTAGAAGCCAAGATGGAACTTCTGCTTAGGGGGTTTTTCTCTctatatttgaacatttttcgATCATGTTTCTGGTTTCACACTCTGCAAGGTGGATACCACTTGGAATAGGTTATTAGCAGTCACTCAACTCTTCAGTTCCCCTCAGCTTCACAGACACGTTGAAGCTGTCAACTCGCTCGTTTGCTTTTCTGACTCAGAAATGTTCATGCAGTCTAAATCAGGGGTGTCCAGCATATGGCCCCATATATGACACCATTTGTACGCTAGTTTCCCAGTGTGGGCCCCAAAACAATGGCtttgatttaaatttcaaaataaaagctaaggATGCATCTTTACTAAAACTATCATTAAATCAGTGTTGGACCACCGTCAAGAAACGgttgtgttaaaaataaagaattacaGGATCTGAACTTACATCCTGCAAGAAGGACTCAGCTGGGTTCGGTACGGGCGGACCTCTGATCCTCTTGATCATGTAAACCCTAAACAAACCAGAGTCGTGAGAAAACAAGAACTCACAGAACCCAACTGTACATGCGTAATGGTTGGCGGCTATGTCAGCTTACCATGTGGTCTTGTGGTTCTTGAGGACGAAAGCACCCATCAGCAAGGCAAACACTGCCACAAATGCTACAACAATGTGCACAACGCCCACAACAACATCTGGAAAATACAGAACAATACAAGTCCCATTAGGTTAAAGAAACATATTTGCATTTGATTTAACTGAATATTTTGGGGTTGTTCTGGTGCATCACCAGCCCTACTAGCCTAAGGAAGTGAGAGCCATAGTAAAGGCCGAAAAAATACAGAACTGAGCAAGTGTTGACGCAGAAATGACACTGATCTAAACCAAAAcagcagaaaaggaagaagtggGTTGAGGAGCAGCTTGCAGATTAAATGGCGAGGGTGGAAAGGTTAAATGACTTTATCTGACATTATGAATTAGGCACTTAACATTTGCAATTAATGCAAATGGATGCCTCAGCTGAGCTCATTCGGGCCTCAATGTGTCCCCACATCTCTTATGTCTGGATCAAAAACTTGCACTTGAACGCAACTTAAGGGACCACGGCCGCCAGCCAACGGGCACATAAGTTTGTGCCTGTGTGAACTGAATTAACTCTTCACACAAGGCGCATGGCAGTAGTGTGCATTTGTCCATCAGAAGAGGAAACTGCTAATATTCGCATATTGAGTACTGCTAATATACCTGATGGCGGTTTTGTTTTCCCCACGGGAGATGACCATGATGCAGTGGGGCCCCAGTCACTCCAGGCTCCCTCATAACCTCCGCCTGGCAGCACGCGAGCACGTGCCTCGTACATCTCGCCTTGTATCAGCGAGTCCCGCTCCAGCTCTTCGGTGCACGTTTCACCTTTTTTCACGATATGGCACTCCTGCGATTGGACATGCGGATGTTAATTTTCGCGTCGCTTTACACGCACTCGGCGTTGTAACCTCATCGCGTGCACAAAATACATGCTGTACATACACTCCAAGATTGGTCCCGTTGTTTCCACTGCAGCTCTGACTCGTAATTGGTGATGAAGTCATGCTTGGTGGTGAAGGCGAGCCAGGAAACAGTGGTGACATTGATAGTTGGTTTTCCTGGAGGATTCAGTTTAACTGCAAGAGCACGGACAGTTTGTTTCTGAACACCATGACTAGTTCAAACTTTCAAAAAGGCAGTAGTAGTATCAGTCATTGTACTCACCATGACAAATAGGTATGtagtattttattctgtttaggATTTCCTTCACAGGTTGACAGGTCACGCTTATGGACACCTTGTGGAAGGATTGAAAATAGTAGGACTTCtacaagaaagaagaacacaaaGCAAAGTGCCGGTCAAGATGGTTTCATGTGGCATTCAAAAGCTACAGATAAAAAGTGCAATATGATGTGTTAATAGCTTAAAGGATAATTGTACATGTTGACAATGATGTAGAAACAGTCTGCCAAGACTGCTTCAGATCCGTCCGACAGCACTTGCAAAGTTTTTAATATAGAACTACATATTTAGTCACACTCACTGTGTTAGATTTTAAGATCATGGAACACTTCCGTCGGGCTGGGTTGGCGGGGTCAACTGGTTCTAGGTTACAGGAACCGTTGTAATaaaatctggagaaaaaaaaatgtacatacaGTTTATGAAGAGGTCAGCAGATAATCTAGATAGACAGATGATGTAGTTCTTCTACTTGATATATTGTGATTCGAATTAAGTAGAAACAGTATTTACATTATGCCACATAATGCTGGAGGCCCGTTTCTTACATCtggttatttaaatgtctgtggtgGCGGCCATCCTGATATAATTATTGAAGCAGGCCTAGCTCTTGTTTTCGTTTCTCCTTTTTGTCCTCACCTTCTAAAATTTACCAACTCGGCGTATATTGTGCATGGAGCGTCTGACGAATATCGGCGATCGGACATCCACTCAGTGCTGTTCCACTCACAGGCGATGCTTCGGTTGTAGTCGTTATAGCAAATGAGATCTGCAAGCAGCGCAAAGAGGAATGAGATAAATGAGCAGGATGAAACTTTGCTTGGCGTCAGCCTCCTCCGACGCATTTCAAATTCCCTTACAGTACGTGGATCATCTAAGAAGTGGCTTACTGTCTATTGGCATGCTCGGACATCCAGAACTGCTGACGGTGGAGGTCAGAACCAGAAGAACGAGAAGATGCAGGCGAAGCTTCTCCGCGTCGCTCTCCATGTTTCATGCCTGGCTGTGATCTCTTTCGGCAGCTGTCAAACCACTGGTTTGCGACTTTCCTCAGGTGTAGCTCACTGGTTGCTTCTTGTTCCTGCgcacgtacaaaaaaaaaaaaaaaatgtatggtTGTCAAACGTCAGAGACAGTTGCCTAACACGCGTGTAACCActagaagaaacaaaaaacacacaaaaaaacaggctgCGGCTCCAACAGGGGACTCAAAGGAAACCGAAATGGGTACGTTTCAGATCCTGACTCGGTTTATCTGCTGTGGCCCCACATGCTGACAAAACATGTGTTGAAATGCCAGAGTtggtgtgcaaaaaaaaaaaaaaaaaaaaaaaaaaaaaaaacatatatggaTAGTGTGTTATTTCGAGTTAAATCAGGCTTTAAAGGTCAGGACCACATCACATCACcagaataagataagataaaccGGACGTAATAGAGGAAACATAACAAGAATAAGGTAAGACAAGGTAGGTAtagaaaaagtataaaaaaaaataaataaataaaataaaataaaaaaacttcaaCATATCGCATGCGGTTTAAAGTGCCTGACCAACTACGGTCAGACATACGTGATTTCGGGTGGGCATGTGCAGTATTGTGTAGCTCTTTCCAGTTATCGCACCCACAACCACATATTGTTGCACATATAAGGTGCTACtactgaaagacaaacaaaagcacTTTTCTCGTATTGAGTACTTTTTCGGGGCCATATATGCCAGAGAAGAGGAGCCGTCCCACTGGCATTTAACCCGTTCGGCTAAAACAATTCAACCCGTAGAAAGTCGTCACGATAAGCgggtgatggtggtggggggtttGCTGCACCGCCTGTCAGGGTGGTCGTGCGTGGCAGGATTTGCATTTGCATCTTTGTGTTACCGCAGTGCCAGGCTCAGACTTAGCAGAAGCTGGATCAGCTCATTGGTCCTGCTCAGGACCTGCACGTTTGAAAAGTCATTTACAGACTCTGAGTGAGGTTTAGACGCGTGTGGTTTTCAACCAGGCAGTTACCGAAGATCGAGGAAACGTTATCAGGTCAAATGCGGTCCGACCTCTGCATGAGCGCTGAGGGTAACTGCTCCATTAGTCACCAACATGAAGCGGCTTAATGTTGGCTAATAAGGAGCATGTTGACAAGAGTCTGAATCTGCACCTGGTCTAAATACGTGTTTTTCATGTATTgcaaatgcatgaaaatgaaaaaacacagttttgcaTTTGTATAAATCTGGGATTTTCTGTAAAGGGAATAACATTAATAACCATTTGGTGCTTTAATGCTGATTGGTTCCCAGACTAGAAGTTAAAAAAGTCTTGTTGCAAGTCTTCAGTGACTTTGAAATCGAGACTGGAGTCATCAAAGACTTGAGAATCAAGTCTGACTTGAGTCTAGGAATAAGTTACCTCTCACAGGAAACAGAGTGTCTTTTAATTCTTTACATCAAGGAGCACGATCAATTAATCTGTGAAATTGGCGTCGCCTTTCGGTTCCGTCTCATAATGTCAAACAGCAACTGTGCGCATGAATGAGTCGAGCGCTGCGCGCCGCACGACCACTGAAACTAAGAAAGCCTGACTAAAAACGCGTTTTATACAGACGCCGTTTTCTCATAAAGACACGCAAATGTCCCAAACTCAATCctggctgctgctttttttccgTGACCggcagtgacacacacacagtagcgGCACTCACCTGTCGGTAACGCTGCGAGCTTGACTCTTTTATCCCATCTGATGTCCTGTGAAGCAAACATCAGAGGTTAGTTCTCCTCTCACTCCTCTCAACAACTAACTGCCAAACTATCCAGTGTCTAATGACGACAAGATCTTTTTACCACCAATGATGCCCTTTCTTCGTTTctcatcacacctcctcccaaGGGTTTGACTGGCAACTAATCTTCAAA
The nucleotide sequence above comes from Mugil cephalus isolate CIBA_MC_2020 chromosome 2, CIBA_Mcephalus_1.1, whole genome shotgun sequence. Encoded proteins:
- the LOC125003840 gene encoding uncharacterized protein LOC125003840, encoding MESDAEKLRLHLLVLLVLTSTVSSSGCPSMPIDNLICYNDYNRSIACEWNSTEWMSDRRYSSDAPCTIYAELVNFRRFYYNGSCNLEPVDPANPARRKCSMILKSNTKSYYFQSFHKVSISVTCQPVKEILNRIKYYIPICHVKLNPPGKPTINVTTVSWLAFTTKHDFITNYESELQWKQRDQSWSECHIVKKGETCTEELERDSLIQGEMYEARARVLPGGGYEGAWSDWGPTASWSSPVGKTKPPSDVVVGVVHIVVAFVAVFALLMGAFVLKNHKTTWVYMIKRIRGPPVPNPAESFLQDSWQSPHFTSDSFHSFMKQVDILSVEVTSKVDVVVPYKREEKSLKKLATYDSTNSSFSNPSYSELCSPPPVISLTPGNLEPCAADSPYGPVGSQSEEGNAEQDDNKMRGRDMEIFKLLSKSSSSSSSSELLQVDSDYKKTEQIQAERLRLQSLDSGMCSCEEVSQESMEVDSINVSDSHDEELEEEEEEEEEEEEVQKEGVDVQKVAFERLFGIKGGVFGKESITICSGYEKVQNLQADSLELASLDSGVSIVSGEQASQEETPEGVDNPTESTRFLFPPPPSIALPCSLLPMPLPPSSLSSALRPPLSHVLERIARMSSADLVEPSGDGYLPVTQKQC